A stretch of the Carassius carassius chromosome 6, fCarCar2.1, whole genome shotgun sequence genome encodes the following:
- the LOC132142511 gene encoding cytosolic purine 5'-nucleotidase-like: protein MTTSWSDRLQDYADLPANMDGLAMKKYRREAYHRVFVNRSLAMEKIKCFGFDMDYTLAVYKSPEYESLGFDLTVERLVSIGYPQELLGFVYDPTFPTRGLVFDTMYGNLLKVDAYGNILVCAHGFNFLRGPDTRELYPNKFIQRDDTERFYILNTLFNLPETYLLACLVDFFSNCDRYSSCETGFKDGDLFMSFKSMFQDVRDAVDWVHFKGTLKDKTVENLDKYVVKDAKLPLLLSRMNEVSKVFLATNSDYKYTDKIMTYLFDFSHGPKHGTPHRPWQSYFDLILVDARKPLFFGEGTVLRQVDTTTGRLKIGTYTGPLQHGIVYSGGSSDIMCDLLGAKGKDILYIGDHIFGDILKSKKRQGWRTFLVIPELAQELHVWTDKSSLFEELQGLDVFLAELYKHLDSSSNERPDISTIQRRVKKVTHDMDMCYGMMGSLFRSGSRQTLFASQVMRYADLYAASFINLLYYPFSYLFRAAHVLMPHESTVEHTHVDIEIESPLATRNRHCVDCKDIDCKRNQLTRSISEIKPPHLFAQPPQEITHCHDEDDDEEEEEE from the exons ATGACGACATCATGGAGCGATCGACTTCAGGACTATGCAGATCTCCCAGCAAACATGGATGGACTGGCGATGAAGAAATACAGGAGAGAGGCCTATCATAG AGTGTTTGTGAACAGAAGTCTGGCCATGGAAAAGATTAAATGTTTCGGCTTTGACATGGACTACACTTTAGCAG TATACAAATCACCTGAATATGAATCTTTGGGCTTTGATCTGACCGTGGAGCGGCTGGTCTCCATTGGATACCCGCAGGAACTGCTGGGTTTTGTTTACGACCCCACTTTCCCTACAAG AGGTTTGGTGTTTGACACAATGTATGGCAACCTACTGAAGGTAGATGCTTATGGAAACATCCTGGTTTGTGCCCATGGCTTTAACTTCCTGCGAGG CCCTGACACCCGAGAGCTCTATCCCAACAAGTTTATCCAGCGTGATGACACAGAACGCTTCTACATCCTCAACACACTCTTTAACCTTCCAG AAACATACCTTTTAGCCTGCCTGGTTGACTTCTTCTCAAACTGTGACCGATATTCAAG CTGTGAAACAGGCTTTAAGGATGGAGACCTCTTCATGTCCTTCAAGAGCATGTTCCAAGATGTTCGAGACGCTGTAGACTGGGTACATTTCAAG ggAACATTGAAGGATAAAACAGTGGAAAACCTAGATAAGTATGTTGTGAAagat GCCAAGTTGCCATTGCTGCTGAGCCGCATGAATGAAGTCTCCAAAGTTTTCTTAGCCACCAACAGTGACTACAAATACACAGAC aaaattatgacaTACTTGTTTGACTTCTCCCATGGCCCAAAG CATGGCACTCCACACCGTCCTTGGCAGTCATACTTCGACCTTATCCTAGTGGATGCCCGAAAGCCTCTATTTTTTGGAGAGGGAACTGTTCTAAGACAGGTGGATACG ACTACAGGACGGCTGAAAATAGGAACATACACTGGACCTTTACAACATGGCATTGTTTACTCTGGAG GGTCTTCTGATATTATGTGTGACTTGCTCGGAGCAAAAGGGAAGGATATTTTGTACATCGGAGATCATATTTTTGGAGATATTCTTAAGTCCAAGAAGCGACAGGGTTGGCGGACGTTCCTGGTGATTCCTGAATTGGCTCAGGAGCTGCATGTGTGGACTGACAAAAGCT CTCTGTTCGAGGAACTGCAGGGCTTGGACGTTTTCTTGGCAGAATTATACAA GCATTTGGACAGCAGCAGCAATGAGAGGCCAGATATCAGTACCATCCAGAGAAGAGTGAAG AAAGTGACTCATGACATGGACATGTGTTACGGGATGATGGGAAGTCTGTTCCGCAGTGGCTCTCGGCAGACTCTGTTCGCGTCTCAGGTGATGCGTTACGCTGACCTGTATGCTGCCTCTTTCATCAACCTGCTGTACTACCCCTTCAGCTACCTGTTCAGAGCCGCCCACGTGCTG ATGCCCCATGAGTCCACAGTGGAGCACACTCATGTAGACATTGAGATCGAGTCTCCTCTGGCCACACGCAACCGCCACTGTGTGGACTGCAAGGACATCGACTGCAAAAGAAACCAACTCACACGCTCCATCAGCGAAATCAAACCGCCCCACCTGTTCGCTCAGCCGCCGCAGGAAATCACACACTGCcacgatgaagatgatgatgaagaagaggaggaagaataG